Within the Piliocolobus tephrosceles isolate RC106 chromosome 15, ASM277652v3, whole genome shotgun sequence genome, the region GTGGAGAGCGCGTGTCATCTGCGGGTGGCACTGCCCacggcgggcgggcgggcgggcctCTCTACTCGAAGGTGACCACGTTTAGATTCTGAGACGGGAAGTGGAGGGTGAATAGGTCACggcggcctttttttttttttagtttaacttttccttttttgctgtcTAGTCATCCTCGTCGGTCTTCTGCTTCTTGGTATCAACATCGTCATCCTCATCGTCTTCAGCTGCCCGCTTGCCCGTAGCtgactcagcttcctcatcttcatctccatcctcttcctcaccatcaccttcttcctcctcctcttcctccccaccttcTTCGTCTACCTCATTGTCAGCCTCCTGCTCCCCGTTTTCCTCATTAGCATCCCCGTTAGCAGGGGCGTCTCTTCCATTTTCTGCCTCTTCCACaacttccttcttctcctttaaGTGCTTGGTGGTGATTTCGGAGCTGGTGTCTACGGCTGCGTCTGACGTGGTGGGGCACGCCGGTGATCCGATGCAGGGGATTTAAAAAGAAAGCGAGAGTTCAGGGACTCTGGCGATAAAGCTGCCGGAGTCCGCGGCGGTGGAGGAGGCTGTGGCGAGCAAGGAGGCGGACGAGGAACAATGCAAAGATGGCTTTTCAGAGCAGCCAGTCGAGGTAATTTTCTTAATAAGAACACAATGTTAGAGTTATCACTCATTAACTGATTTTGTTGGAAGGAAGGTCTTATCAGCAAAGTTAAAAGGCTGTCAAAAGTCTGAGGTGGATATAGTTATTACAAGATACATGATCATCTGATTAATGATcatttgaaacttaaaaaaaaaaaggtgatggtAGAGAAAAGGGTAAGTAAAATTGTAAATTTTCGGTCCTGGCAAAGTTTATTTCCatgtaatcattattttttaatgttcctgAGTTCCCAATATAAAGTGCTACATTCTGAAGAGGACATAATGATGAATATAAAGATGTGGTCAGTCCACAAGGAGAACTTTATTATTGGTGCACTAAGCAGTGGTCCACAAGCTCACAACTTTCCAGCactgaaaattcaaaacataTATGCTATCTAATATCTCTGGTCAATAATGTATATTTGGAATACTTAGGAATTGGAAAATGCCCTTTCCATGATTTTTCATAGCTTGAGTGCTTTATATTTAATGTCTATGCAATGGACCTCTGTCCATGAGCTTTTGATAAGGTTGTACATACCTTAATCTGTTTGCTTAGGAGCTATTTTCttatccttccttcttccttccttcttcatgtATCTGAAGATGCAGCTGTGGACCTGTATCAGCTGATATCAGCTCCTTCTTCCCTTTGCTCACCTTTGCAAGCTTGACTTCCTCACTGCATTTGTTCTATTGTAACCAAAACACCAGGGGTTACTCAatagaaagccaatcactgagacaacaagTATTGCCAGGGTTGTATTCAGGTGCTGCAGCTGAGCAGATGGGAGATCACTCTCAAATACATGTCAGCTGgttaaaattttgtgtttatatagCATAGAAAAATGTAACCAGgtatggggaaaaaggaattaGGTAAGGGCAAGGTGGAGGACTTGGTCTATAGGAAGCAGGTGGTCAGTTAAGCAGTCATGGTGCCTAAGGGGTCTGTGTCTCATCGTCCAGATGCAATAACCTGGTAAGTTTCAATTCCTTGATACTATCTGGAAGGCTTtatggttggtttcctgagaagggaactcagataagacaaatgtaactttcttaaattttaagactggatattttctatgtttatggaaaagaaatcataaacatGGTTCTATGGGACAATTAGGCCAGTTTTACTATCACTGTACTCAGTTTCAAAACCCTACAAAGAATGTGAGAGTTTATATGTACGATTGAGGGAATTTAGAGCCAGTCACTCACCAGTAGTTAACAGCAGACTGCCAACTACCATCAGTTTATCCTTGCTTACAGTTCATTGTAAAGTTTACACTataaaattctcctgcctctacttCTTCATAATGACAGCTCTGGGAGAGGTTCATAAGACATTTGAGAAAATACCCtagaaatgaatattttccaTCTCCATCAGGTCTGACATTGCTGCTTGGCAATACTTCTAAACAAATTGCTATTCCATGCCAACATGCCTATTCCAATTCTTTCCCACTTATTGAAGTAAACCCCTCATTCTCTATGGAGGGTATTTCACCCACTTCTCTATACAAAAATCTTTAGCTTTTTGCTCTCTtaattctttctagctttcttcTCATCTCAAAGGATGTAGTTTCCCTTCTTCTTGTGGATTTATCCTCTTCTGCTTTTGATATCATGCACCCTGCCTAGTTCATCagctatcctttttttttcttgcattctcATATGCCTCTACTAAATTATAcacatttaaatacaaaatacacagaaatatatacCTGACTACAACATACATTCCTATGTAAACATTATGTAACAGAGCCACTCACTCCATTATCAGCAGGATGTGGCATTATAGAATTATTAATCTAGcatacaaaacaatttttatttaaaaattttttaactgaaaatttaTGGCAAAGTCACCAAAAGAGGAGCATCTTTATAAGACACAGAACTGCTTCTCTAAAGGTCTCTTCATCCAATTCCATGCTCAATGCCTCACAAACTACAGCTGAGTTTTCACTCTCAATGCCTCACAAACCACAGCTGAGTTTTCACTCTCAATGCCTCACAAACTACAGCTGTCTCCGAATCAATCACATACAATTCCTAGTTTCTAAAAACACTCTCAAAAATCCACTTGAGTAGGCTTTTATCTTTTTCAACTCTCACTCTTGCTCAGgtctttatttaatatattttatcctttttatatcTTACAATATCTCTATTTCCCCATTATGTAGGTTCTATAGAAGTCAGAGAAGTTAGTAAGTTAAAGGAAAAGCAAGAATCCTCTCATTCTGGAAAGGTAGGGTTCTGGGAAAAAGATAGCAAAATTTATAACATagtgagattttttattttacattgtaaCTTTTAAATGCCCCATCTTTGAAACAGTAAGTTCCTAAACACTTAACCCAATTTTTTCTCACTAATTAAAAATATGCTTATATATTGCTGTATAATAAATGAATTGTTCATGTGTTACCAGCTCATCACTTAATTCAGTGCACTTAGTCCCTCAAGTCTGTTAAGATGATGCTTTTGAAATTCACTAATGACCTCAAACCAACAACTTCCTTTCAGATCATAATCCACTTGATCTACATTCATTTTTTGATCTTGATAGCAGATTTCTCTATAAAGTTCTTATCTTCCATTGACTTTTGATCTACAATTGTCCTCTGACCTGTCTCTCCTCCATTCTCTCACCTGCTGGACAAGGGCACTCCATTGTCTTGTCAGCTATCCTTTTCCTTTTGCCATCTTTCTGAGCACCCTCCCCAGTTGGCATAGTTTCATTATCACCTCCACATGCATTTCTCAATACTTAGCATTTGCTGATGTTCAACCGGACAGACTGGCTTTCTTGGAGTATACACTAAGCCTTTAAATGTTATTCCCACACACTTCCCTTCTATTTTACAATCCTAATTTTGATCTCACTGTCCCCTCTTCCCAGgagactttttttattatacaaacAAGATGAAATGTCTATCTCCTCTGATGCCACATGATACTTTATCTATACTTCTGTCTCATACTAATATAAATACCTATGCACTGTATCAACCATGATATTTTGCATTATAGGCACTCAACTTGGtgacagcaaaataaaaatagggaaGAGCAGAGGATAATACAAATAAGTGGTACAGAAAAGGACAGACATCAAAGGAAAAGGGCTGACATATAATATTGGTAATACTAAAAGCTAAAAGAAGCATTGGACATGTGGAAAGTGCTCTCCATTTTTTACCACAATGTGAAAAGAGTAAGAGGAAGGCTGTCCTCTACTTGAGAGAATTGTTTTAGGGAAATCGTTTCAGCAGAAAATGAGAAGTTATAATTCATTGAGGGTAGTAGTGATGGCTGGATCCGCCTGTCTGGAGCCACCACTGCCATGATGCTGGCTGCAGTGGGGGAGGTACACTGCATGGGAGTGGGGCAGCATGCTCCATAAGGCCAGTGGGAGCCAGGAGCAGGCAAGAGCCCTGCCCTCCAGGTCACAGCTGCATTTGCCCAAGCCCTAACTGCAGGCCCAGGTACccctgtgctcttgggggccGGGAGCCAGCAGGAACCCCACCCTCCCAGGCAGAGCTGCAGTCACCCAAGCTTCCCAAACCACTGCTGTGGACCTGGGCATTCCTGTGCTCTTGGGTTCAGGACCAGCAGGAATCCTGCCCTCCCAGGCACAGCTGTGGCTGCCCAAGCCTCAGCTGCAGACCCTGGTATCTATGCACTGTAAGGGACCCAGGAGGGCCCTCCTCTTCCCCTGCAAGCTCAGGAATGCCTGCTCCCACTACCTGGCCTCTCCTGACGCCTGACACCAGCTCTGATCTCTGAGCAAATTTGAGGCCAAGCCCAGGTACTGTAGCAACCCAGATGGGTGTGTGTATGCTTGGGGAAGTGTTGactctggactttgggcaccaaCAAGCATGGGAGGTTGGTGTGAGGGTGCTGAGGGCAGCTCCGTGCTGGCCTGCAGGCACCCCTCAGCATGAACAGCCTGGGTGCTATGaagagaggcaggaggcaggaggcagacagactCTCCCACAAAAAGGGATGGGTCCTCGATGAAGACCTACCTCCAAGCTAGGAAAGAAGTGAAGCCTGGGGACCAGGCTGCAAGTCCCATGGACAggagtgagaacttatggtgctttcTCTGAGGctgcccatggctgcccatggaccaatcagcacacacttcctcccttctgaagcccataaaaaccctggactcagtCAGACTGGAGGAGACGACAAGACAACCATTTGCaaagaggagctacccactccagggtctcctctctgctgagagctgagtAGAGATgtgatgaccagctgcagaaaggagctacccactccatggtctcctctctgctgaaagctgagcagatgttggaACTACCAGTTGTAGAGAAGGGCTACCTATttcagggtctcctctctgctgagagctaaaCACTTTTTGAGACACTCtccctgcagaaaggagctaatCAATTTGGGTCTCCCCTGAACTGTTCTTTTGCTCAACAAATTTCTTCACCTTGTTCACCCCCAacttgtctgtgtacctcattcttcctagaTGCAGGACCAGGACTCAGGACCTGCTGAATGGTGgggctaaaagagctgtaacacaaataGGGCTGAAACATGCCTTTTGTTTGCCACATTGTGGgcaagaagagggaaagaaaaaaggagagaagagctgtggcccttcagggagcccagaccCAGAAGACCCCAAAGCCAAGGCTATGACACCCTCTTTGGTGCTCTGCAGTTTCTGGCATCCCCAAGCTTCTGGGCATCACTGCATTTCCTGGTACCAGCCATGAAAGCTGCTTGCAGTATGCCTGGTCCAAAATGCAGCCTCACAGGGAGCTGGTGCCCAGGCCAGTGCCTAAATCTGCCTGCCTTCtgctgccagcatgcctggctgtgcacaggGGCTGGACCCCATGCTACCCCATGCTCACTAGCTCACACACCACTTGCCGCTCCACTTGCTCTAGGTGGGCATGGGATTTAGGCCAGTAGCATGAGCTGAGGGCAGCTGAGTGGGCAGAACGAGCCCAGTGCGCCTCAGCAAAACTTAGGCAAAGGCACctctggccacagaggtttccagctggaaAGGAATCACCCCAAAGATCCTGTGACAGTAGTGGGAAgacaaggaagaaataaaggaatatgACTTCGGAATGGTATAAATTGCTAGAATGGAAGAAGATTTTACATTGgggaaaacatgaaataaaattatatggatgagagaaagcaaaaaatgaaattgtaaataaagatgggggaggggtgcaaaacagaaagagaatCTTGAGAAGAAATTCATAAAGGTGCACTCAACTCTCAGAAGAAACAGGAGGAAGAGTGAAGGGGGCTGGCTAAAGAGGATGGTATTTCCTGCTCAAAGAAGTTGAACcagtttttcccctttcttttcagGTGTTGGTTTCACCTGTTGTTTTCAAATGTGCTATGGATCCTCAGGGGAAGTTTCCAGATAAATCTCTCCTGATGGGCTGCCAGTGGGTCAGGTTTACATCCTGCTTCATCTGTGGCAGAACAGATAATGAATTTtgaaaagtggaaaatattttcttcttgttaaGGGGATGTGTACCTATCCCAGTTGGAAACATAGCTATGGGCAAGAGCCAGAGAATTCTCAGGGGCACACAGATCTTGCCCTCCTTTCCATACCTTAGAAGTTCAATTACCAGCATCCTTTCAGCTGTAACTAGAATTTAACTCAACAGTTATCTGGAATGAGGGACAAGAAATGATGCCTTAAGAGATAAAAGTGTTTTATACAATGAGTAAAAAAGTCTATGATAAGCACGTTAAAACATGTTTATTATGCAGcagaaacaaataagcaaatatttcttagagTACGGTTTTTCAAAATCAAAGGGACACCAGAATAATTACATTGTGTTCGTGTAGCTCTGGCAGGATATGGGGTATGTTTGCACAAAGCGTATGGATATAGGACTGTGTGATGTTTGTGGGGAATATTTGTAATTTGACAGTACATTTCCCCAAAGAGTCTACTGTTTACAAACCTTGCTTTAAGAATCACTCCCCTAGAGGGAGGGAGTATTTTCAGAGAACGAGTGGAACTGGGCACACAAGGGCAGCATTTGTGTTTGACACATGCTCAAAGTGCCCATATTGCATTAATGAAATTgatatttaatcaaatatttttagaagagttgCATATTACAAATTCTGCAAAGTATCTTTCAGAAAAAATccttttcaaatatcttttctggAGCACCAGCTcagctccttttctctttttcaaattgtAACTGAGTCATCAAGACTTTCACTCTCTATAAGAAGTTCACTAACCCAATCTTGCTATCCTCTTTCTATTCAGAGCATTTAGTTGTCTCGCTGCTTCTTCACTTGGCTCAGGTCTTTTCTAATGAGAAGTCAAgtaaatgaaatatatgtatgtacccGTGTCAGATTCTGCCTTGTCCCTTTGTGCCTCCTTCTGTCTCTAATAAGGTATACTCTCTGTAGCTTCAGGACTGGCCACCCTCTGAGATTATTTCTAACCTTGGACTCAAAACTCTATGATTGTTATTAACTGCATATTTACCTGCTGAAATACAACTATTCTGCTTACGCAGACCACTTGCAAACCAGTGTCTAGTTGCTCAAGATCCTGCAAACTTTTCTCATAATTCCTGCtctgtcctctctgatttccctgGCCTTAGAGTTTCTTATCCACCAGATCCTGAATGCACTGACCTGCCTGGGTTGCCAGGTCTTGAACTGACCCTCTCTCACATGCATTGTTACTGGTAACAAGTATGTTCATCTTGTCTAATTGCCTCCTGATGCTAACACTTTTTGCTTGTCCTGTCCTGTTGTTGCCACTGTTAACTATCACACAGTCATTCATGAAATCATCTCAGTATCCAGTGGGGATTATTTGCAGGACCTGTCTCATACCAAAATCTGTAGATCCTCAAATCCCTTATATTAAATGGCATggtatttacatataacctatgcacatcctcctgcaTACTCTAAATCATTTATAGATTACCGCTGACACCTAATACAATACAAATGATATGTAAATAGTAGATATactttattggatttttttttgtaattccgATTCTTTTTTGTcatattgttgttattttttattatttttaaaaatattttcaattcatgGTTTGTTGAGCCTGTGGCTACAGAACATGCAGATACAAAGGGCTGGTGGGATGACTGTCCACTCAACATGGAGCTCTCAGGAATTCAGTCATTGACTAATCTTTTTAATTGTAGTGTGACTTTAACTTCaaatttgaacttttaaaattaaagaaacttaaatattttgtagCCCTTCCATCTTTTTGTCCAAGAAATTAGAACACTCAGGTATAACAAATACTTGGCATAGCTAGAAATGCAATTAGAGATTTCTAACATCCAATAcagtgctttatttatttatttatttttgagtctcattcttgttgcccaggctggagtgcaattgcatgatctcagctcactgcaacctccgcctcctgcgttcaagcaattctcctgcctaagcccaAGCCAGTGCTCATGCCACTGAATCATGCTTCTCTTTGTCAAATATCTTGaaaaagtcacttaacctcctgtgactttatttttttcatcgtTATAATATAAACAGCTTCCAAGTCTCTCTTGAATTAGGTATTATAATTCAGTACTGTATCAATAGCacaaatcttttaaatttctttttatttttatttttattatactttaagttctagggttcatgtgcataacgtgcaggtttgttacatatgtatacttgtgccatgttggtgtgctgcacccatcaactcgtcagcacccatcaattcatcatttatatcaggtataactccccaatgcaatccctcccccctacccgctccccatgataggccctgatgtgtgatgttccccttcccgagtccaagtgagctcattgttcagttcccacctatgagtgagaacatgcggtgtttggttttctcttcttctgatagtttgctaagaatgatggtttccagctgcatccatgtccctacaaaggacacaaactcatccttttttatggctgcatagtattccatggtgtatatgtgccacattttcttaatccaatctgtcacagatggacatttgggttgattccaagtctttgctattgtgaatagtgccgcagtaaacatacgtgtgcatgtgtctctaggTCTCTAgtggaataatttataatcctttgggtatatacccagtagtgggatggctgggtcatatggtacatctagttctagaccttgaggaattgccatactgttttccataatggttgaactagtttacaatcccaccaacagtgtaaaagttttcctatttctccacatcctctccaacacctgttgtttcctgattttttaatgattgccattctaactggtgtgagatggtatctcattgtggttttgatttgcatttctctgatggccagtgatgatgagcattttttcatgtgtctgttggttgtatgaatgtcttcttttgagaaatgtctgttcatatcctttgcccactttttgatggggttgtttttttcttgtatatttgtttgagttctttgtagattctggacNNNNNNNNNNNNNNNNNNNNNNNNNNNNNNNNNNNNNNNNNNNNNNNNNNNNNNNNNNNNNNNNNNNNNNNNNNNNNNNNNNNNNNNNNNNNNNNNNNNNttgtttcctgatttttttaatgattgccattctaactggtgtgagatggtatctcattgtggttttgatttgcatttctctgatggccagtgatgatgagcattttttcatgtgtctgttggttgtatgaatgtcttcttttgagaaatgtctgttcatatcctttgcccactttttgatggggttgtttttttcttgtatatttgtttgagttctttgtagattctggacattagccctttctcagatgggtagattgcaaaaattttctcccattctgtaggttgcctgttcactctgatggtagtttcttttgctgtgcagaagctctttagtttaattagatcccatttgtcaattttggcttttgttgccattgcttttggtgttttagacatgaagtccttgcccatgcctatgtcctgaatggtactacctagattttcttctagggtttttatggtattaggtctaacatttaagtctctaatccatcttgaattaatcttcatataaggagtaaggaaaggatccagtttcagctttctacttatggctagccaattttcccagcaccatttattaaatagggaatcctttccccatttcttgtttNNNNNNNNNNaccatgctgttttggttactgtagccttgtagtatagtttgaagtcaggtagcgtgacacctccagtTTGTCCTtctgacttaggattgtcttggcaatgtgggctcttttttggttccatatgaactttaaagcagttttttccaattctgtgaagaaactcattggtagcttgatggggatggcattgaatctataaataaccttgggcagtatggccattttcacgatattgattcttcctatccatgagcatggtgtgttcttccatttggttttgtcctcttttatttcactgagcagtggtttgtagttctccttgaagaggtcctttacatcccttgtaagttggattcctaggtatttgattctctttgaagcaattgtgaatggaagttcattcatgatttggctctctgcttgtctgttactggtgtataagaatgcttgtgatttttgcacattaattctgtatcctaagactttgctgaagttgcttatcagcttaaggagattttgggctgagacaatggggttttctaaatatacaatcatgtcatctgcaaacagggacaatttgacttcttcttttcctaactggatgcccttgatttctttctcttgcctgattgccctagccagaacttccaacactatgttgaataggagtggtgagagagggcatccctgtcttgtgccagttttcaaagggaatttttccagattttccccattcagtatgatattggctgtgggtttgtcataaatagctcttataattttgaggtacgttccatcaataccgaatttattgagcatttttagcatgaagggctgttgaattttgtcaaaagccttttctgcatctattgagataatcatgtggttcttgtctttggttctgttgatatgctgaattatgtttattgatttgcgaatgttgaaccagccttgcatcccagggatgaagcccacttgatcatggtggataagctttttgatgtgctgctgaatccgttttgccagtattttattgtggatttttgcactgatgttcatcagggatattggtctaaaattttctttttttgttgtgtctctgccaggctttggtatcaggatgatgatggcctcataaaatgagttagggaggattccctctttttcaattgattggaatagttccagaaggaatgataccagctcctctttgtacctctggtagaattcagctgtgaatccatctggtcctggactttttttggttggtaggctattaactattgcctcaatttcagagcctgctattggtctattcagggattcaacttcttcctggtttagtcttaggagagtgtaagtgtccaggaaattagccatttcttctagattttctagttgatttgtgtagaggtgtttatagtattctctgatggtagtttgtatttctgtggggtcggtggtgatatcccctttatcattgtttattgctctatttgattattctctcttttcttctttattagtcttgctagaggtctgtcaattttgttgatgttttcaaaagaccaactactggattcattgatttttttggagggtttttttgtgtctctatctccttcagttctgactgatcttagttatttcttcccttctgctagcttttgaatgtgtttgctcttgcttttccagttcttttaattgtgatgttagagtgtcaattttagatctttccagctttctcttgtgggcatttagtgctataaatttccctctacacactgctttaaatgtgtcccagagattctggtatgttctatctttgttctcattggtttcaaagaacatctttatttctgccttcatttcgttatgtacccagtagtcattcaggagcaggttgttcagtgtccatgtagttgagcggttttgattgagtttcttagtcctgagttctagtttgattgcactgtggtctgagagacagtttgttataatttttgttcttttccatttgctgaggagtgctttacttccaattatgtggtaaattttggaataagtgcgatgtggtgctgagaagaacgtatattctgttgatttggggtggagagttctatagatgtctattaggtccgcttggtgcagagatgagttcaattcctggatatccttgttaactttctgtctcgttgatctgtctaatgttgacagtggagtgttgaagtctcccattattattgtatgggagtctaatctctttataagtctctaaggacttgctttatgaatctgggtgctcctgtattgggtgcatatatatttagaatagttagctgttcctgttgaattgatccctttaccattatgtaatggccttctttgtctcttttgatctttgatggtttaaagtttattttatcagagactaggattgcaacccctgcttttttttgttctccatttccttagtagatcttcctctatccctttattttgagcctgtgtatgtctctgcatgtgagatgggtctcctgaagacagcagactgatgggtcttgactctttatccagtttgccactctgtgtcttttaattggagcatttagtccattaacatttaaggttaatattgttatgtgtgaacttgatcctgccattaagatattaactggttattttgctcattagttgatgcagtttcttcctagcctcgatggtctttacattttggcatgtttttgcaatggctggtaccggttgttcctttccatgtttagggtcTCTTGTAACGCAGGCCTGGgtcttcagggtctcttgtaacgcaggcctggtagtgacaaaatctctaagcatttgcttatctgtaaaggattttatttctccttcacttatgaaacttagtttggctggatatgaaattctgggtttaaaattcttttctttaagaatgttgaatattggcccccactctcttctggcttgtagagtttctgcctagaggtctgctgttagtctgatgggcttccctttgtgggtaacctgacctttctctctggctgcccttaagattctttccttcatttcaactttggtgaatctggcaattatgtgtcttggagttgctcttctcgaggagtatctttgtggcattctctgtatttcctgaatttgaatgttggcctgccctgctaggttggggaagttctcctggatgatatcctgaagagtgttttccgacttgtttccattctccccctcactttcaggcaccccaatcagacatatatttggtctttttacataatcccatactccttgcaggctttgttcatttctttttcttcttttttcttttggtttctcttctcacttcatttcattcatttgatcctcaatcgctgatactctttctt harbors:
- the LOC111545423 gene encoding prothymosin alpha-like, with protein sequence CIGSPACPTTSDAAVDTSSEITTKHLKEKKEVVEEAENGRDAPANGDANEENGEQEADNEVDEEGGEEEEEEEGDGEEEDGDEDEEAESATGKRAAEDDEDDDVDTKKQKTDEDD